A window of Natrinema versiforme contains these coding sequences:
- a CDS encoding inositol monophosphatase codes for MSEAERDPERAAVAVRAASAGAAVAADSFRTDLTIEEKDGKTDVVTQIDRDAQETVIETVRESFPDDPIVGEEEGALKAVPEDGPAWIVDPIDGTSNYVDGAQTFGTAVAAVVDGEPVGAAFDCPALGDVYRVGPDGAFRNDEPLSVSDCTDPEAATVCPTFWWDFDQRDQYAAATRATVERFGDMRRFGCAQLELAMVASGALEGTMTNLRANSWDTVAGVGLIREAGGVVTDLEGDRWRHDSRGLVASNGEIHDEVLAAAREIED; via the coding sequence ATGAGCGAAGCCGAACGGGATCCCGAGCGTGCGGCCGTCGCAGTTCGCGCCGCGAGTGCGGGTGCCGCCGTCGCAGCCGACTCGTTTCGAACCGATCTCACCATCGAGGAGAAAGACGGGAAGACCGACGTCGTGACGCAGATCGATCGCGACGCACAGGAGACCGTCATCGAGACCGTCCGCGAGTCGTTCCCGGACGACCCGATCGTCGGCGAGGAGGAGGGCGCGCTGAAGGCCGTCCCCGAGGACGGGCCGGCGTGGATCGTCGACCCGATCGACGGGACGAGCAACTACGTCGACGGCGCGCAGACGTTCGGAACCGCCGTCGCCGCCGTCGTCGACGGCGAGCCGGTCGGCGCCGCCTTCGACTGCCCCGCGCTGGGTGACGTCTACCGCGTCGGGCCGGACGGCGCGTTTCGCAACGACGAACCGCTGTCGGTCAGCGACTGTACCGACCCCGAAGCGGCCACCGTCTGTCCGACCTTCTGGTGGGACTTCGACCAGCGCGACCAGTACGCCGCGGCCACCCGTGCCACCGTCGAGCGATTCGGCGACATGCGCCGCTTTGGCTGCGCCCAACTCGAGCTCGCGATGGTCGCCTCGGGCGCGCTCGAGGGGACCATGACCAATCTGCGGGCGAACTCGTGGGACACCGTCGCGGGCGTCGGACTGATCCGCGAGGCCGGCGGCGTCGTGACCGACCTCGAGGGCGACCGCTGGCGACACGATAGCCGGGGACTGGTCGCCTCGAACGGCGAGATTCACGACGAGGTGCTCGCGGCCGCCCGCGAGATCGAGGACTGA
- a CDS encoding S8 family serine peptidase, with the protein MSPRPSGTGRRLRSGLALGLLLLVVCGLVATPVSSGATVAPITVEDSPNAEDTAIRVDDTDGSSGLTIDRALESDADAETVEVIVRLSEADPSPGATPVQAAEAFKRHAERTQSEVVSYARSTDGVAIRNRFWVTNAVLLEVDTSRVDLESFGRFEDISTLHTNFEVELDGAAAAGASAGSTGDATATTASTESVSTDGADATDGLAGINAPAVWSEYGANGSGATVAVLDTGVDVSHPDIDLYTADPSHPTYPGGWAEFDRNGNRVAESTPRDFGDHGTHVSGTVAGGDASGTHIGVAPGVDLLHGAVLTNCDDTCSGSYSQVIEGMQWAIERDADVVSMSLGVQAYEEKFVDPVRNAQSSGTIVVSSAGNNGDGTSGSPANIYETFAVGAATDSGEITDFSSGETVVTDDAWDSPPADWPAEYTVPDVAAPGSWVESAEPGGGYQFKSGTSMAAPHVTGSIALLRSVNPALRPDEIMAALEKTAWKPSGADPGQDTRYGYGIVDVKAAADATSLTTVSGTVTDRAGEPIADATVAVDGGRWTATTDEHGAYELRVVPGDRTVVVDAPGHKSDTATLELPAGETVTYDVTLDFVDRPADEALPDPIEANGTVTTAFDVEALESLTVTPTENATLEETGLEFSVDGRSFGPNETIAFDSAVTDDQFAVTTQLPADLNGTLELDYEFARGNETQTIRAGPVRVVPEIYDVGVVAGPDDPAAARLRTELADSLPIAYRTSHVNTTDAVSAAESGAYDVFVALELPAPTTDGDGNPTAAFVDATAANRTGVLSLGNGSSDDALGRLARDTSAVGGLETASHDGPLEVVIDETHPLFAGVGTEREAVTLRENATTRTWFDAKGAQTLASSTDDGVLADGTAVSIDRSANRIVLGATPRSGPLTDDGRSIVTSAVEYLGAGRFHVTEDFDAYGVSGGAAETATVGVPETGSVAIEFAEGTTVDPANVTLAVNGTEIAPGEEVSVDDATVKRGLAVDVSVADGIDGETVRLAATFESDRVTTSAIRFEGEPPARYAGTVAVNGKPARDGLAVRATYDGTVVAETTTADGRFGVPIGDGGSGVLEVNAADVPENATLTISLENAALDASPTWTAGEESRTDLAVSYDDPFDAATVTAPRWTAAGDEIGIAVAFDGGAAQYVTDRAWLEGYETEPRNRWNATHTYGSEDEGVVSAGMELTDLAGETRTVSTRVLVIDGSPATVNGTISLPASGSGTDGTAESGVGGSVFVTPAHGNWIDERPVENGAFEAATEGNVSTHGVFLETSGAYPLYRTILDRAVSDGETVAVELAAGHELEVAVTDENGVGVPNATVSVMPIDAGETDDAVVTRETTTDESGLWTGPNGDGSGASVDGPVTITVTPPDGAGLVDETVVRTLTVDEDTTATFEFAERSRESGDGGSSGGSGGGGNGGGGSGGAPIGGQPGGVRDGNETAGDAMNITATTVSDGRALLEVDGSGAGRSATTALDGVGADGVSFRRVGVVSATDRASYAFALRAGNLGAAAPRDGAFASADFDHDAGDAIDSLTLEFAVAEAALPDGAMPEDVVVSQYRNGEWQSVETSYDAGTETHAATVSGLPAIAISADPQENRHRSASVEPALEVVDSSIEPTETRAGDPIRIDATIENVGDGAGTETVTVAADGAVLATERVDLAPGDRRTISFEATLESSATITVDGSAIGDVTVTDGSGADGSAVDEPNSQSDTVPGFGVGAAIAAIATGLVARAWSRP; encoded by the coding sequence ATGTCTCCCCGCCCGTCCGGGACCGGACGGCGACTGCGGTCCGGCCTCGCTCTCGGCCTGCTCCTGCTCGTCGTCTGCGGTCTCGTCGCGACGCCCGTCTCGAGCGGCGCGACTGTTGCCCCCATCACCGTCGAAGACTCGCCAAACGCCGAGGACACCGCGATCCGCGTCGACGACACCGACGGCTCGAGCGGGCTGACGATCGATCGAGCGCTCGAGAGCGACGCCGATGCGGAGACGGTCGAGGTGATCGTCCGGTTATCGGAAGCGGACCCGTCTCCCGGTGCGACTCCGGTGCAGGCCGCGGAGGCGTTCAAGCGGCACGCGGAGCGGACGCAGAGCGAGGTCGTTTCGTACGCGCGCTCGACCGACGGCGTGGCGATCCGCAACCGGTTCTGGGTGACCAACGCCGTGTTGCTAGAAGTCGACACGAGTCGCGTCGACCTCGAGTCGTTCGGCCGGTTCGAGGACATCTCGACGCTCCACACGAATTTCGAGGTGGAACTCGACGGCGCGGCCGCCGCGGGCGCGTCGGCGGGATCGACCGGTGACGCGACGGCGACGACGGCGTCGACCGAGTCGGTATCGACTGACGGAGCGGACGCGACGGACGGACTCGCAGGGATCAACGCGCCCGCGGTCTGGTCCGAGTACGGGGCGAACGGCTCCGGCGCGACGGTCGCCGTGCTCGACACCGGCGTCGACGTGTCCCACCCCGACATCGACCTCTACACCGCCGATCCGTCGCACCCGACCTATCCGGGCGGCTGGGCGGAGTTCGACAGAAACGGGAACAGAGTGGCCGAGTCGACGCCGCGGGACTTCGGCGACCACGGGACCCACGTCAGCGGCACGGTCGCGGGCGGCGACGCGAGCGGCACCCACATCGGCGTCGCACCCGGCGTCGACCTGCTCCACGGGGCCGTCCTGACGAACTGCGACGACACCTGTAGCGGGTCGTACTCGCAGGTCATCGAGGGGATGCAGTGGGCGATCGAACGGGACGCCGACGTGGTGAGTATGAGCCTCGGCGTGCAGGCCTACGAGGAGAAGTTCGTCGACCCGGTTCGGAACGCGCAGTCGTCGGGAACGATCGTCGTCTCCTCGGCCGGTAACAACGGTGACGGGACCAGCGGATCGCCGGCGAACATCTACGAGACGTTCGCGGTCGGTGCCGCGACCGACTCCGGCGAGATCACCGACTTCTCGAGCGGCGAGACCGTCGTGACCGACGACGCCTGGGACTCGCCGCCGGCGGACTGGCCGGCCGAGTATACGGTTCCCGACGTCGCGGCCCCCGGTTCGTGGGTCGAGAGCGCGGAACCCGGCGGCGGCTATCAGTTCAAGTCGGGAACCAGCATGGCCGCACCCCACGTCACCGGTTCCATCGCACTCCTGCGCTCGGTCAATCCGGCGCTCCGGCCCGACGAAATCATGGCCGCGCTCGAGAAGACGGCGTGGAAACCGAGCGGTGCCGACCCGGGACAGGACACCCGGTACGGCTACGGGATCGTCGACGTGAAAGCGGCGGCCGACGCGACCTCGCTGACGACGGTGTCGGGAACCGTGACCGATCGGGCAGGGGAGCCGATCGCTGATGCGACCGTCGCGGTCGACGGCGGCCGATGGACCGCGACGACCGACGAGCACGGGGCGTACGAACTGCGGGTCGTCCCCGGCGATCGGACGGTCGTCGTTGACGCACCCGGCCACAAGTCCGATACCGCGACCCTCGAGCTCCCGGCGGGCGAGACGGTGACCTACGATGTGACGCTGGACTTCGTCGATCGCCCTGCCGACGAGGCGTTGCCGGACCCGATCGAGGCGAACGGAACGGTGACGACCGCGTTCGACGTGGAGGCGCTCGAGTCGCTCACGGTCACGCCGACCGAGAACGCGACGCTCGAGGAGACCGGACTCGAGTTCTCGGTCGACGGCCGCAGTTTCGGACCGAACGAGACCATCGCGTTCGACTCGGCGGTCACCGACGACCAGTTTGCCGTCACGACGCAGCTCCCGGCCGACCTGAACGGCACGCTCGAACTCGACTACGAGTTCGCCCGCGGGAACGAGACCCAGACGATACGCGCGGGCCCGGTGCGGGTCGTCCCGGAAATCTACGACGTCGGCGTCGTTGCCGGCCCCGACGACCCCGCCGCAGCGCGACTGCGAACCGAGTTGGCCGACAGCCTCCCGATCGCCTACCGGACGAGCCACGTCAACACCACTGATGCCGTGTCCGCCGCCGAATCGGGCGCGTACGATGTCTTCGTCGCACTCGAGTTGCCCGCGCCCACGACCGACGGCGATGGGAATCCGACCGCAGCGTTCGTCGACGCGACGGCGGCCAACCGGACCGGCGTGCTCTCCCTCGGCAACGGCTCCAGTGACGACGCGCTTGGTCGACTCGCACGGGACACGTCCGCGGTCGGGGGGCTCGAGACCGCGAGCCACGACGGGCCGCTCGAGGTCGTTATCGACGAGACGCACCCGCTCTTCGCCGGCGTCGGCACCGAGCGGGAGGCCGTGACGCTCCGCGAGAACGCGACGACCCGGACGTGGTTCGATGCGAAGGGCGCGCAAACACTCGCGTCGTCGACCGACGACGGCGTGCTCGCGGACGGGACGGCCGTGTCGATCGATCGGTCGGCGAACCGGATCGTCCTGGGAGCGACGCCGCGGTCCGGACCGCTGACCGACGACGGGCGATCGATCGTAACCAGCGCCGTCGAGTATCTCGGCGCGGGGCGATTCCACGTGACCGAGGATTTCGACGCGTACGGCGTCAGTGGCGGCGCCGCGGAAACGGCGACGGTCGGCGTCCCCGAGACCGGCTCCGTCGCGATCGAGTTCGCCGAAGGGACGACGGTCGATCCGGCAAACGTCACCCTCGCGGTCAACGGGACCGAAATCGCGCCGGGCGAGGAAGTCTCGGTCGACGACGCGACCGTCAAGCGGGGGCTCGCGGTCGACGTCTCGGTCGCCGACGGCATCGACGGCGAAACCGTCCGACTCGCGGCCACCTTCGAGTCCGACCGCGTGACGACATCGGCGATCCGCTTCGAGGGCGAGCCGCCCGCGCGATACGCCGGCACCGTCGCGGTCAACGGCAAGCCGGCCCGGGACGGCCTCGCCGTTCGGGCTACGTACGACGGAACTGTCGTCGCGGAAACGACGACCGCCGACGGCCGGTTCGGCGTTCCGATTGGAGACGGCGGCAGTGGGGTACTCGAGGTCAACGCCGCCGACGTTCCCGAAAACGCGACGCTGACCATCTCGCTCGAGAACGCCGCGCTGGACGCGTCGCCGACGTGGACCGCGGGCGAGGAGTCGCGAACGGATCTCGCAGTCTCCTACGACGACCCCTTCGACGCGGCAACCGTCACCGCCCCGCGGTGGACGGCGGCCGGCGACGAGATCGGGATCGCGGTCGCATTCGACGGCGGCGCGGCGCAGTACGTCACCGATCGCGCGTGGCTCGAGGGGTACGAGACCGAGCCGCGGAACCGGTGGAACGCGACGCACACGTACGGCTCCGAGGACGAGGGCGTCGTTTCGGCCGGCATGGAACTCACGGATCTGGCCGGCGAGACCCGAACGGTCTCGACGCGCGTGCTGGTGATCGACGGCTCGCCGGCGACGGTCAACGGAACCATTAGCCTTCCCGCGTCCGGGTCGGGAACCGACGGGACGGCCGAGAGCGGCGTCGGCGGCTCCGTTTTCGTCACGCCGGCCCACGGCAACTGGATCGACGAGCGCCCGGTCGAGAACGGGGCGTTCGAAGCCGCGACCGAGGGGAACGTGAGCACGCACGGCGTCTTCCTCGAGACATCGGGCGCGTACCCGCTCTATCGGACTATCCTCGACCGCGCGGTCAGTGACGGCGAAACGGTCGCCGTCGAACTCGCCGCGGGCCACGAACTCGAGGTCGCGGTCACGGACGAGAACGGCGTCGGCGTTCCGAACGCGACGGTCTCGGTCATGCCGATCGACGCCGGCGAGACCGACGACGCCGTCGTCACGCGCGAGACGACGACCGACGAATCGGGGCTGTGGACCGGTCCGAACGGCGACGGATCGGGCGCGTCGGTCGACGGCCCGGTGACGATCACCGTGACGCCGCCCGACGGCGCCGGACTCGTCGACGAGACCGTCGTCCGAACGCTCACCGTCGACGAGGACACGACCGCGACGTTCGAGTTCGCGGAGCGCTCCCGCGAGAGCGGCGATGGTGGTAGCAGCGGCGGCAGTGGCGGTGGCGGCAACGGCGGTGGCGGCAGTGGCGGTGCCCCCATCGGCGGGCAGCCGGGCGGCGTTCGTGACGGCAACGAGACCGCCGGCGACGCGATGAACATCACAGCGACGACAGTGAGCGACGGCCGCGCACTGCTCGAGGTCGACGGATCGGGGGCAGGCCGGTCGGCGACGACAGCGCTCGACGGCGTCGGTGCGGACGGCGTCTCGTTCCGACGCGTCGGGGTCGTGTCGGCGACGGACCGAGCGAGCTACGCGTTCGCGCTGCGCGCCGGCAACCTCGGGGCCGCCGCTCCCCGCGACGGCGCGTTCGCGTCCGCGGACTTCGACCACGACGCGGGCGACGCGATCGACTCGCTGACCCTCGAGTTCGCGGTCGCCGAGGCGGCGCTTCCGGACGGCGCGATGCCCGAGGATGTCGTCGTCTCACAGTACCGAAACGGCGAGTGGCAGTCCGTCGAGACGAGCTACGACGCCGGAACCGAGACGCACGCCGCGACCGTCTCCGGGCTCCCCGCGATCGCGATCAGCGCGGATCCACAGGAGAATCGCCACCGGTCCGCCAGCGTCGAACCGGCGCTCGAGGTCGTCGACTCGAGCATCGAGCCGACCGAAACGCGGGCCGGCGACCCGATCCGGATCGACGCAACGATCGAGAACGTCGGCGACGGGGCCGGCACCGAGACGGTCACCGTCGCCGCGGACGGCGCGGTGCTCGCGACCGAACGGGTCGATCTGGCTCCCGGCGACCGACGGACGATCTCGTTCGAGGCGACCCTCGAGTCCTCGGCGACGATCACCGTCGACGGGTCGGCGATCGGCGACGTGACGGTGACCGACGGATCCGGAGCCGACGGGTCAGCGGTCGACGAGCCGAATTCTCAGTCCGATACCGTGCCCGGATTCGGCGTCGGCGCCGCGATCGCAGCCATCGCGACCGGGCTCGTTGCCCGCGCGTGGAGTCGCCCCTGA